Proteins from one Patescibacteria group bacterium genomic window:
- a CDS encoding valine--tRNA ligase has translation MSELPKAYDPSACEDGIYKKWEESGFFNPDNLDLPADAPTYTIVLPPPNITAQLHLGHSAMFSIEDLLIRYHRMRGYRALWIPGTDHAAIATQNVVEKKLLKEQGLTRHQLGREKLIEHVWEFLRETQATILHQARKMGSSMDWSREAFTLDEQREKAVRKLFVDMYNEGVIYKGERIVNWCPRCKSTLADDEMEYKNQSAKIYTFKYSEDFPFTIATTRPETKLGDTAVAVNPKDERYKQYIGQTFEVDFCGQPLELKIIADWEVDMEFGTGALGVTPAHSMVDWKMAENNDLAIIKVINEEGKIHDGFGEYSGKTVLEAREMVVAELKKRGLLVSEEEMDNNLSVCYRCDTAIEPLPSKQWFVDVDKKLDRLGGLSMKEKAILVAQEGEIKFVPHRFAKRYMDWMNNLHNWCISRQIWFGHRIPAWYRTNNEINSLAPAGEGWGEGQTESVEIYVGIEKPEGEGWTQDEDSLDTWFSSGMWTFSTLGWPDTFANGVKSGDLQKFHPTQVLNTGYEILTLWVSRMIMMSLFAVGEIPFETVYLHGMILDNNGKKMSKSKGNGIDPIIVIDKFGTDAVRLSLLIGSTPGNDTRIGEDKIESYRNFVNKLWNVSRYVISSYDIQTVGDKLNFENLTLWDKWILSELRNVASQVEQNLVKYEFSLAAEEIKRFTVDVLADWYLEVSKFEKNPEKNIVLNIVLRDLLRLWHPFIPFVTEYIWEYLGNEKMLMIDKYPDAQQYDKEWIGFSDDGVNDQIKMVQEVITSIRNARSENKVEPTRKVKAVIYAGDKLEMIKAQAVLIKSLRTGIEDLEIVETGEELSEAIYVVVGDVKIYLLGAIDKEKEQARINKEIERLEKFITALEGKLKNKEFVDKAPKEVVEKEQMKLAEVKVELENLKK, from the coding sequence ATGTCAGAATTGCCAAAAGCTTATGATCCGTCTGCTTGTGAGGATGGGATCTACAAAAAATGGGAAGAGTCGGGGTTTTTTAATCCAGATAATTTAGATTTGCCGGCGGATGCACCGACTTACACTATTGTTTTGCCACCTCCAAATATTACCGCGCAATTGCACCTTGGTCATTCGGCGATGTTTTCGATTGAGGATCTTTTGATTCGTTATCATCGCATGCGCGGGTATCGGGCTTTGTGGATTCCTGGCACGGATCACGCGGCAATTGCGACGCAGAATGTGGTGGAGAAGAAGTTGTTAAAAGAACAGGGTCTGACTCGTCATCAATTGGGGAGAGAAAAGTTGATTGAACATGTTTGGGAGTTTTTGCGTGAGACACAAGCAACAATTTTACATCAAGCGCGCAAGATGGGTTCGTCGATGGATTGGTCGCGCGAGGCTTTTACCTTGGATGAACAACGGGAAAAGGCGGTACGCAAATTATTTGTCGATATGTATAATGAGGGCGTGATCTACAAAGGTGAGCGAATCGTCAATTGGTGCCCGCGTTGCAAGTCAACTTTGGCTGATGATGAAATGGAATATAAGAATCAAAGCGCAAAAATATATACTTTTAAATACAGTGAAGATTTTCCGTTTACGATTGCGACGACACGACCAGAGACCAAACTAGGTGACACAGCCGTGGCTGTGAATCCGAAAGATGAGCGGTATAAACAATATATCGGTCAAACTTTTGAGGTGGATTTTTGCGGACAGCCATTGGAATTGAAAATCATTGCCGATTGGGAAGTAGATATGGAATTTGGTACTGGCGCTCTGGGTGTAACTCCGGCGCATTCGATGGTGGATTGGAAAATGGCTGAGAATAATGATTTGGCAATAATTAAAGTGATCAATGAGGAGGGAAAGATTCACGACGGCTTTGGCGAGTATTCCGGCAAGACGGTTTTGGAAGCACGAGAAATGGTGGTGGCAGAATTAAAGAAGCGCGGATTATTAGTGAGTGAAGAAGAGATGGATAATAATCTGTCGGTTTGCTATCGTTGCGACACCGCAATTGAGCCTTTGCCATCGAAGCAATGGTTTGTTGATGTTGATAAAAAATTAGATAGACTGGGTGGATTGTCAATGAAAGAAAAAGCGATCTTGGTCGCGCAGGAAGGCGAGATAAAATTCGTGCCGCATCGTTTTGCGAAGCGCTATATGGATTGGATGAATAATTTGCACAACTGGTGTATTAGTCGTCAGATTTGGTTCGGTCATCGAATTCCGGCGTGGTATCGCACAAACAATGAAATTAACTCCCTCGCCCCGGCGGGAGAGGGTTGGGGTGAGGGGCAGACGGAGAGTGTTGAAATTTATGTTGGTATAGAAAAACCGGAAGGTGAAGGTTGGACACAAGACGAGGATTCACTTGACACCTGGTTCTCCTCTGGCATGTGGACTTTCTCAACTTTGGGTTGGCCAGATACTTTTGCTAATGGAGTAAAGTCGGGTGATTTGCAAAAATTCCATCCGACGCAAGTTTTGAATACCGGTTACGAAATTTTGACTTTGTGGGTGTCGCGCATGATTATGATGTCCTTGTTTGCCGTGGGCGAGATTCCTTTTGAGACTGTTTATTTGCATGGAATGATTTTGGATAATAACGGCAAAAAGATGAGCAAGTCCAAGGGTAACGGAATCGACCCGATTATTGTGATTGATAAATTTGGCACTGATGCAGTTCGTTTGTCATTGCTGATTGGTTCAACGCCTGGTAATGACACACGTATCGGTGAGGACAAGATTGAGAGTTATCGTAATTTTGTAAACAAGCTTTGGAATGTGTCGCGTTATGTTATTTCTAGCTATGATATACAAACCGTTGGCGATAAACTAAATTTTGAAAATTTAACCTTGTGGGACAAGTGGATCTTGTCAGAACTACGAAACGTGGCTTCTCAGGTTGAACAAAATTTAGTGAAATATGAATTTTCATTGGCGGCCGAGGAAATCAAGCGTTTTACTGTCGATGTTTTGGCTGATTGGTACTTGGAAGTAAGTAAGTTTGAAAAAAATCCGGAGAAAAATATTGTTCTCAATATTGTCTTGCGTGATTTGTTACGCTTGTGGCATCCGTTTATTCCCTTTGTGACGGAATATATTTGGGAGTATTTGGGTAATGAAAAGATGTTGATGATTGATAAATATCCTGACGCTCAGCAATATGACAAGGAATGGATTGGATTTTCCGATGATGGCGTTAATGATCAAATAAAGATGGTTCAGGAAGTAATTACTTCAATCCGTAATGCACGTAGCGAGAACAAAGTTGAGCCAACAAGAAAGGTTAAGGCGGTGATTTATGCCGGTGATAAATTGGAAATGATTAAGGCGCAGGCGGTTTTGATTAAGAGTTTGCGCACCGGTATCGAAGATTTGGAAATCGTCGAAACTGGCGAAGAATTAAGTGAGGCGATCTACGTGGTTGTCGGTGATGTAAAGATTTATTTGTTGGGAGCGATTGATAAGGAAAAGGAACAAGCACGAATTAACAAAGAGATTGAGAGACTAGAAAAATTTATTACTGCCTTGGAAGGAAAATTGAAAAATAAAGAGTTCGTCGATAAAGCGCCGAAAGAGGTGGTGGAGAAAGAACAGATGAAATTGGCAGAGGTGAAGGTGGAGTTGGAGAATCTTAAAAAGTAA